From the Glandiceps talaboti chromosome 12, keGlaTala1.1, whole genome shotgun sequence genome, one window contains:
- the LOC144443295 gene encoding non-lysosomal glucosylceramidase-like: MAADENVTDLSFPSESGVPDFGWRVKLDHAFEEERHPVRSVRVHQIPELLPMVSRYIWYWYDLWKKGRKPYIDLFRPLDCQQIYGVPLGGIGGGSINRGWKGEFCRWSLTPGIYTYDTVEANQFTVCIQKSGRTVYQQVLSPLRPTRQSLYTWNWGYNGEYAYYHALYPRAWTVYQLPGQNVTLVCRQISPIIPHDYKDTSLPVAVFVWEIYNYNEEPIDVSIMMTWQNGTGEQTDKSGNRWNEPFTHKGQSSMECDIRGVLLHNAHPSMKCTMSISAACKDDVKVSHTTAFNPSGDGRDIWIDLITDGELTSNQGASIKTKEGELIAAALATKCPVAAGGKSTTEFCLAWDMPKIHFGGKGKTYNRRYTRWFGSEGNAAPSLSSYALKQYPDWERKIEDWQNPILQCESLPSWYKSALFNELYYVSDGGTVWVEHSSDNNGIMNCQDVTSQCIKEYGRFAYLEGHEYRMYNTYDVHFYASFAFLMLWPQLQLSLQYDIASTILQEDSEVMIEHFSGKKRKRKSANLVPHDIGDPDGEPWVLVNEYLQHDTSDWKDLNPKFVLQVYRDYYFTKDFEYLKQMWPQVQAVMTVSLSWDTDGDGIIENSGYADQTFDMWKVSGASAYCGGLWLAAVRMTVEMAKILGHEDDYIKYSAVLAKGKVSYEEKLWNGKYYNYDSSNKSYRDSIMAAQTVGHWYLKACDLVADSHQVFPSDHIQSSLQTVYQMNVMSFQKGTMGAVNGMRPDGKVDITSMQGEEVWTGITYALAATMIQEGMMQEAFTTAAGVYRTIYEKTGLGFQTPEGYFAKSEYRSVGYMRPLAIWAMQYALEKFGHLEK, translated from the exons ATGGCAGCAGACGAGAATGTGACAGATTTGTCGTTTCCGTCCGAATCTGGTGTACCAGACTTTGGATGGCGAGTAAAACTTGATCATGCGTTTGAAGAAGAACGACATCCAGTGAGATCGGTTCGCGTGCATCAGATACCAGAATTACTGCCTATGGTGTCCAG GTATATATGGTATTGGTATGACCTGTGGAAGAAAGGTAGAAAGCCATACATCGACCTGTTTAGGCCTCTTGATTGCCAACAAATTTATG gtGTGCCATTGGGTGGTATTGGTGGTGGCTCCATCAACAGAGGATGGAAAGGAGAATTCTGTAGGTGGTCACTGACACCAGGAATCTATACCTATGATACTGTAGAGGCCAACCAG TTTACAGTGTGTATACAGAAAAGTGGAAGAACAGTATATCAACAAGTATTATCACCATTGAGACCAACTAGGCAGAGTTTGTACACCTGGAACTGGGGTTATAATGGTGAATATGCATATTACCATGCATTGTATCCTAGGGCCTGGACAGTGTATCAACTTCCTGGTCAGAATGTAACACTTGTAtgcagacaaatctcaccaatAATTCCACATGATTATAAA GACACAAGTCTTCCAGTTGCCGTGTTTGTCTGGGAAATTTACAACTATAATGAGGAACCAATTGATGTGTCCATCATGATGACATGGCAGAATGGTACAGGAGAACAAACAGATAAATCTGGGAATAGATGGAATGAACCATTCACTCACAAAGGTCAATCTTCAATGGAATGTGATATCAGAGGTGTTTTGTTGCACAATGCACATCcaagtatgaaatgtacaatgtcaatTTCTGCTGCCTGCAAG GATGATGTCAAGGTCAGTCATACTACAGCATTTAATCCATCAGGTGATGGTAGAGATATATGGATAGATCTTATAACTGATGGAGAGCTTACTTCAAATCAAG GTGCTAGCATAAAGACTAAAGAAGGGGAGTTAATTGCAGCAGCACTTGCTACAAAATGTCCTGTAGCAGCTGGTGGAAAAAGTACAACTGAGTTCTGTCTGGCATGGGATATGCCAAAGATTCATTTCGGGGGCAAAGGAAAGACCTATAACAG GAGATATACCCGTTGGTTTGGAAGTGAAGGGAATGCAGCGCCCTCATTGTCCAGTTATGCACTAAAGCAGTATCCAGACTGGGAAAGGAAAATTGAAGACTGGCAGAATCCTATACTACAGTGCGA GTCACTTCCAAGCTGGTACAAGTCAGCATTATTTAATGAACTGTATTATGTATCTGATGGTGGAACTGTCTGGGTAGAACATAGCAGTGATAATAATGGTATTATGAATTGCCAAGATGTCACCAGTCAATGTATCAAAGAATATGGCAGATTTGCATATCTAGAAG GTCATGAATATAGGATGTACAATACCTATGATGTTCATTTCTATGCATCGTTTGCTTTCCTTATGTTATGGCCTCAGTTACAACTTAGTCTACAGTATGATatag CATCAACAATTCTCCAAGAAGATAGTGAAGTAATGATAGAACATTTCTCTGGTAAGAAGAGGAAAAGGAAGAGTGCTAATCTCGTACCACATGACATTGGAGATCCAG ATGGTGAACCATGGGTTTTAGTCAATGAGTATTTACAACATGACACTTCAGACTGGAAAGATCTCAATCCAAAGTTTGTCCTACAAGTTTACAGAGACTATTATTTCACCAAAGATTTTGAGTACCTCAAACAGATGTGGCCCCAAGTTCAA GCTGTGATGACAGTCTCATTGTCATGGGATACAGATGGAGACGGTATCATAGAGAATTCTGGGTATGCAGATCAGACTTTTGATATGTGGAAAGTCAGTGGTGCCAG TGCATACTGTGGAGGTCTATGGTTAGCTGCAGTCAGAATGACAGTGGAGATGGCTAAAATACTTGGCCATGAAGATGATTACATAAAATACTCAGCTGTCTTAGCTAAAGGCAAGGTGTCATATGAAGAAAAGCTTTGGAATG gCAAATACTACAATTATGATAGTAGCAATAAAAGTTACAGAGACAGTATTATGGCAGCACAGACAGTAGGACACTGGTATCTGAAGGCTTGTGATTTAGTAGCTGACAGTCATCAAGTTTTCCCATCAGACCATATACAGAGTAGTTTGCAAACTGTCTATCAAATGAATGTCATGAGCTTTCAGAAAGGTACCATGGGAGCTGTCAACGGTATGAGACCTGATGGTAAAGTTGACATCACAAGTATGCAAGGTGAAGAAGTGTGGACTGGAATTACATATGCATTAGCAGCTACCATGATACAAGAG GGAATGATGCAGGAAGCATTTACAACAGCTGCTGGTGTGTACAGAACTATTTATGAGAAAACAGGCCTTGGATTTCAGACTCCAGAAGGTTACTTTGCGAAGTCAGAATACAGATCTGTTGGGTACATGAGGCCCTTGGCTATATGGGCTATGCAATATGCACTTGAGAAATTTGGTCACCTGGAGAAATAG